A region of the Clostridiaceae bacterium genome:
TTTACTCCGTAACGGTCGGCGCACTCAGCAGTATAAAGTGTACCTAGAACGTTATTTTTAATTGCTTCTGTTGGGTTATCCTCCATTAATGGTACATGTTTATGAGCAGCGGCATGAAAAACAACACCAGGTCTATACTTTTCAAAAATCTGTTCGAGACGTTGTTTGTCTCTTACTGAACCAATAAGTACTTTCAGATCAATAGTATTCTTTGATTTATATAAAAGCTCATTTTGAAGTTCATAAGCATTGTTTTCATAAATATCTAGAATTAGTAGAGTTTTTGGATTATATTTCACAATCTGCCTGCATAATTCTGATCCTATTGAACCTCCACCACCAGTAACAAGCACAACTTCGTTAGTAAGATATCCGGCAATTTCCTCGGTATTAAGCTTGACCTCGTCTCTGCTTAACAGATCTTCTATGCTTACTTCTCTAATGTTGCTGATATTAACAACACCGTTTATAATTTCGTAAACACCAGGGAGGGTCTTTAGTTTACAGTTTGTCTGCTTGCAAATATGTAAAATATCACGAATATCTTTTTTTGACGCAGAAGGCATGGCAATAATAATTTCATCAATTGACATACTATGGACGATTTCTTTAATTTTAGTTCTGTCACCTTTTATTGGAACACCATTTATGGAAGAGCCATGTTTTTTCTTATCGTCATCTATAACTACGACTGGGAGGAACCCCAGTTCAGGATGGTTATTTAATTCCCTTATAACCATATTTCCTGCGTCTCCTGCTCCTATTATCATGACTCTTGTTTTTGCAGGTTTATGAAAAAAATATGTTTTATTAATTCTCCTTAGAATTCTATAACCAAAACGTGTACCAATAACGAATAGCAATAAAAGAAGAGTGTCAATTATATAAACCACTAAGGGAAAATCTCTGTCTAATAATGATGAAAAAATATAAACTACAAAATTAGAAAGCAAAGAAGCCATAAATACATTTAATGCCTCGGTAATACTTGCATACTGCCATAGGCTTTTATAAAGTCCAAAGATATAAAAAATGGTAATTTTTATTAATGTAATAATAATAAAGTTTGAAACAAATAAAGAAATGTAAGGTTCAGGAATGTTACCATCAAATCTTAAAAGTAAAGCAAATATTGACGCCAGATTAAGCAAAATCATATCAGATATTGCAAGCAATAGCTTTCGTGCCTTAATGTACATTAGCATTCCTCACTTTTTACATTATATTATATCTAATATATTTAAACATTTAAATATATTGTTTTTTCAGAATAATATTATATACCGGGAAATAAAGTATTGCTTTAGCTCTATTTCCCGGCCTTATATTAATAACAAGTAAATTTATTCAGTGCTGAATTTATATGTTGGTGAAAGATAATTAAAATATTATCTAAATTGCAGGGTGTAGGGTTCATCTCCGTAGCTTCGAACAACCTGTACAGTCTTATCAGCTAAATAATCTTTTAAATAACCCAGAGTTTCTGTTCCCCATTCACCACCGGATATGGCATCGGCTATTACAGAGGAGGAAACCTGAGCACAAATATATTCAGTCCCGTCAATTATAACACTGTATGGAACATTATTTGATTGCGAGAGAATCTGATAAACTCTGATGTCTCTAAGTCTGGTGTCTGCTTTACCTTCTTTAATTTCCGCATATATTATTCTGTTTACGGTATCTTCAGTAATATTTACCCACTGATTTACAGGAGTTTCACTAGGATCCGGTTTCAAATTAATTGTAAATGTTACTGTTTGCTGAGCACCATTACTAGCATTTATAATACCTGTTACTTTTACGCTGCCACCGAATGCTGCCCTTAGATTCTTAAGGCTTACGCCATCGCCGCCGCTTAAGAATTGACCAGCAAGTGACTCAATGCTTGCTTCTGGG
Encoded here:
- a CDS encoding polysaccharide biosynthesis protein, with amino-acid sequence MYIKARKLLLAISDMILLNLASIFALLLRFDGNIPEPYISLFVSNFIIITLIKITIFYIFGLYKSLWQYASITEALNVFMASLLSNFVVYIFSSLLDRDFPLVVYIIDTLLLLLFVIGTRFGYRILRRINKTYFFHKPAKTRVMIIGAGDAGNMVIRELNNHPELGFLPVVVIDDDKKKHGSSINGVPIKGDRTKIKEIVHSMSIDEIIIAMPSASKKDIRDILHICKQTNCKLKTLPGVYEIINGVVNISNIREVSIEDLLSRDEVKLNTEEIAGYLTNEVVLVTGGGGSIGSELCRQIVKYNPKTLLILDIYENNAYELQNELLYKSKNTIDLKVLIGSVRDKQRLEQIFEKYRPGVVFHAAAHKHVPLMEDNPTEAIKNNVLGTLYTAECADRYGVKKFVLISSDKAVNPTNVMGATKRMAEMIIQSLDKNSKTEFAAVRFGNVLGSNGSVVPLFKKQIEQGGPVTVTHPDVIRYFMTIPEAAQLVIQAGAIAKGGEVFILDMGEPVKIVDLARDLIRLSGFVPDEDIKIQFTGLRPGEKLYEEMLMAEENLRKTKHEKIFIAKPLDLSFNEVLLCVKLLENSLNDQSSIRENIAKVIPTYCYNNNDAVSAK